In Candidatus Paceibacterota bacterium, a single genomic region encodes these proteins:
- a CDS encoding ComEC/Rec2 family competence protein, producing the protein MMILYHNDMNRRLKIRLALFTLLLFVCVISVYIYVTEIRSKILTVAFLNIGQGDAIFIEAPNGNQVLIDGGPGRSILREIGAMMPFYDRSIDVVIATHPDADHVGGLNDVFDRYKISLFMEPGVDTDTNVYLELKRKIASTTLIEARRGMVVELGAGVNLEIIFPVGDVTNWETNDASIVARLVYGETEFLLTGDAPIKTENALIYLGSNLNADILKVGHHGSKTSTSDLFVKAVAPEYAVISSGKENRYGHPTLEVLKILENNNVKILRTDTEGRIVFGSDGANLKLK; encoded by the coding sequence ATGATGATATTGTATCATAACGACATGAACCGCAGATTAAAAATTCGTTTAGCTCTATTTACCCTTCTACTCTTTGTTTGTGTTATTTCTGTTTATATATATGTGACAGAAATAAGAAGCAAGATTTTGACCGTAGCTTTTCTGAATATAGGCCAAGGAGACGCTATTTTTATCGAGGCACCTAACGGTAATCAGGTGCTTATTGATGGTGGGCCGGGGCGATCTATTCTGCGGGAAATTGGCGCAATGATGCCTTTTTACGATCGTTCTATCGATGTTGTCATCGCCACTCATCCCGATGCTGATCACGTGGGAGGACTTAATGATGTTTTTGATAGATATAAAATTAGTTTATTTATGGAGCCGGGAGTCGATACTGACACCAATGTCTATTTAGAACTAAAAAGAAAAATTGCTTCGACTACACTTATAGAAGCTAGGAGGGGAATGGTAGTGGAACTTGGTGCTGGAGTAAATTTAGAAATTATTTTTCCAGTGGGTGATGTTACAAATTGGGAAACCAACGACGCTTCTATTGTAGCTCGGCTAGTATATGGTGAGACAGAATTTTTACTCACTGGGGATGCTCCTATAAAAACCGAAAACGCACTTATATATTTAGGGAGTAACTTGAATGCTGATATTTTAAAAGTAGGGCATCATGGTTCAAAAACTTCTACATCTGACTTGTTTGTAAAAGCCGTAGCTCCAGAGTACGCAGTTATTTCATCTGGGAAAGAAAATAGATATGGTCACCCTACTCTTGAAGTTTTGAAAATTTTAGAAAACAATAATGTCAAAATCCTGCGTACTGATACAGAAGGAAGAATTGTCTTTGGGAGTGATGGCGCGAACTTGAAATTGAAATAA
- a CDS encoding Fe-Mn family superoxide dismutase codes for MTKFEAKKFNIPELKGISAKSIEEHIKLYEGYVKNANLILEHIDELGKDSEKYAYELGEINRRFSFEFNGMRNHEIYFASLEGGGSSCVDGHLLHKEIEKTWGSFDLFLNRFKAIALTRGVGWAILYYDPQTKQLLTAWIDEQHLGQLSGCSAILALDMWEHSFVFDYQPSGKKNYIEDFFANLNWGVIENNFALAIE; via the coding sequence ATGACAAAGTTCGAAGCAAAAAAGTTTAATATTCCAGAATTGAAAGGTATTTCAGCTAAAAGCATAGAGGAACATATCAAACTTTATGAGGGCTATGTGAAGAACGCTAACTTAATTTTGGAGCATATAGACGAATTAGGAAAAGACAGCGAGAAATATGCCTACGAGCTCGGAGAAATAAATAGGCGGTTTTCATTCGAATTCAACGGCATGCGCAATCATGAAATATATTTTGCATCTCTGGAAGGCGGCGGTTCGTCTTGTGTAGATGGTCATCTTCTACACAAAGAGATTGAGAAAACTTGGGGGTCGTTCGATCTGTTTTTAAATAGATTTAAAGCTATAGCTCTAACTCGTGGAGTCGGTTGGGCGATATTATATTATGATCCACAAACAAAACAATTACTGACAGCTTGGATTGACGAGCAACATCTAGGCCAACTCTCTGGCTGCTCGGCTATCCTTGCTCTAGATATGTGGGAACACTCATTCGTATTCGATTACCAACCTTCAGGAAAGAAAAATTATATAGAAGATTTTTTTGCTAATTTAAATTGGGGTGTGATTGAAAATAATTTCGCTCTCGCCATAGAATAG